GAGCGGAATGGAGTGATGATCCCCCGTACTAAAAGTGTGCGAGCTATCGGATTGATATCAATAACCCGTGGGTCCATCAAAAATTCGTCGAGATAACGCTTAACATCTGCTGTAGAGGGGCTATCCGGCGTACCCAGATTAACCAGTAAAATTCCTTTTTTAGCCATAATTATCAGCCACAAAAGTAGCAAAAAAAGGGTGGGGAATTGTGATGTTGGTCACAAATTACAAAATTGTGAATGAACTCTGATTGGCTTTCGTCTGAACCGGGATTTGGGGGGATTAGTAGGATTTATGGATTTTTTTGGAAGGGAAAGGAGATAACTTAGAGCTTTGGAACACCCAAAATCCTGCCCATCCCAAAAATCTCCCCAAATCCCGGTTCAGACCTTCCTCCACAACTTCCACCACGGCACACCCGGCGCTTCGTGGTGTTCATAATGATAGCCAAAAAAGTAACAGCTAAAAAAAGCAACGAGATGATTACGCCGCTGACTCCGGGCAAAGTGTTTGTTATCGTGCTCGCCTTTATGCGGCTGATAAGTGCCGAAATAAAATAGCTGCAATGTACTTAGCAGAGAAGGCACTACCCAAAACATGATGAGATTTTGCTGCGGGATCCGTAGCTTTAAAATATTGAAAATAATGGCCATCGCCACAATTTGCCATACCGACAGGTAATTGCGGATAAACTGCACATACCAGCGCCAAAAACCACTCTCGTGATAGTCGGGATCGTCGGTAGTATGTACATGATTATGATGTTGATGATGTTTGGTGTACAATTTAGGATACCAGAACGATGCATACAGAAAAGTACACAAATACCCCACAAAATCATTTACGCTTTTTACCGGCGAAACAGTATGATGCATAGCATCATGAGCCGTAATGAATAAGCCCGTGTACAAATGCATTTGCACTAAAACCATTAAATAAACCAGCGGATTGGCGAAGCTGAACGGCCATCTCATTAACAAAATTATACTTGTTGCCCAGCAGCCAATAACCAACAGGGCAACAAACAAACCGGTGTGTGAGGGGCTTTTTTGCATGTGATTGATTAAACGGCAAAAAGTGTGCTGTTAAAAATTTTCCAAAGCGGCTTTTACATCCTGCATCAGCCACATAGGGGTGGAGGTTGCACCGGCAATGCCAACGGTATCGTTAGGTGAAAAAAGGTTTTTATCCAGCTCATCAACCGACGATACAAAGTAAGTATCGGGATTATGCTTCCGACAAACCTCGAACAGTACCTTTCCATTGGATGATTTTTTGCCCGATACAAAAACTATTTTGTTAAAGCGGGTTGCAAATTTAGGCAGGTCTTTATCTCGGTTGCTTACCTGGCGGCAAATAGTATCGTTAGCTTTTAAATCGTATCCGCGGGCAATTAACTCATCTTTTACCGAGTAGAATTTCTCCATACTCTTGGTAGTTTGGCTGTAAAGGGTAATGTTGTGCGGCAGTTCGATATTATCCAATTCGGCAATATCCTGAAAAACGATGGCCTCGTTGTTGGTTTGTCCTTCCAGACCAATAACCTCAGCATGGCCATGCTTGCCGAATATCAGGATGTTCTCCTTGGCATCGTACGATGTTTTGATGCGGTTTTGCAGTTTAAGCACCACCGGGCAGGATGCATCAATAAGGGTGATATTATTCTCTAAAGCCGTACGGTAGGTATCAGGCGCTTCGCCATGGGCGCGGATGAGTACTTTCTCGTTGCGGAGATCTTTCAGCGCGTCATGCTCTATAATACGAAGGCCTTTGGCTTTCAGGCGTTCTACCTCTTCATCGTTATGTACAATATCGCCCAGGCAATACAGGTAGCCGTCCTCTTCCAAAATCTCCTCGGCCATATCAATGGCATAAACCACCCCGAAGCAAAAGCCCGAATCCTGATCGATAGTAACCTTTAATTGATAATCTCCCATGGTGTTGCAAATTTACAGCATTTTAAATGGATGGCGGTAATGGTTGAGGGGATTTTTTGTATTGGTGTGATTGTGATTCTACAATTCCATCTTTTCTGTTATCCTTAATAGGTATTCAATTTTTTCCCTTATTAGAGATCTCATACTTCCGTTTTCAATTGCTTTCCACGCCTCATATTTGTCCCAATTATCAAATGGGGAATCTATTTTCTCAAACATTGGCCACCACAGGCTTGATTTAAATAGGTTGCTTCTAATTTGCTTAAATTCTTCCGTTATCTTTAATGGTAATTTTTCGGGATTACTTTTAACTGTAAAGCCGTAAGTGAGGGCTTTATTTTTATTTTGAAATTGAAATCCTATCATTAAATACTTCCATTCATCTTTACTAAACCAAAAGCCGGTATAGTTATCTTTAAAGTCGACATTGTTGTGATAAATTAATCCTAACTCGGTGGCAACAATAACAAGTTCTTCGCTTAGTTTTTCTGTCAATTTAAATAAAGAATGCCTAAGATTGTCTGCGATTATAAATGAAGCTTCGAAGTTCGATGCTAACAGGGTGTAGAGTTCGTCCGCCATAGTATCATTAAGTGTTTGATTGGTAAGATATTTTATCAGGTTTAGATATTGAGTTATCGATTCCCGTATAATTGGAAGTATTGCAACTTCTTTTCTGCATTGCTCAAGCCATTCAATTATATGATGGGCATACGAATAACATTTAAAATCGATATCAATTGACAGTTCATTTTGACTTAAATTGCTTGGTTTATTACCTTCAAGGGTTAAATAAATAAAATCTGCCTTTGGTGAATAATTGCGGTAACGATATAGCTGGTTAACCTGGTCTCCCGCATAGATTTTGTTTTCAATTATTATTTGATGATTGTGCTTGTCGGTTATAACAATATCAATTCGTCCTCCTTCCGTGCCATTTTCTCTAATAAAGCCGGTATGTTTTTCAATTTCTACCTTACAGCTTTCAGAATCTATCGGATTGTTCTTGTAGCAAAATGATTTTAAAAATAGCTTCAAAAATTTATCTTTTTGCCCATGACTACCATTGGGACTTAGTAATTCGGCTAAAAAAGCAGAGTGCATCCGTACTTCGGATGATTCGAGTTTAAGGATCCTGAAAACATTAAAGTTTTCGCCGGTGAGTTCGTTAATCTTTTTATATCGATCATTCAGCGCTTTAACCTGATCAAGTAAGTGTTTGAGTTTAAAAATTTCCATTGTGAGGGCTTAGTTAAGCAAGTAAGCCTAATTGGACGACAATTGCAATAGGTGTTTTAACCTATTAGATATAGCTAACACTAATACACAAAATTCAACACCGCAAAAAACACAAACTGCGTCACCAGCAAAACCGTTGCAACCACGCTCTGCCGCTTAAACTCAAACTTCTCAAAAACAAAAAGCAATAAAGCACTTACCAAAAACCAGCATACATAGTTTTTCACCGGGATAATACCGCCCGTCCAATGCCAATAATCAAAGCGTATGGCTATGGGTTCTATCAATACATCGAGCAGGGTTAAGATGGTAGCCCCGGTTATGATCCTTAAATATTTATTTTCAATCCGGCTCCGCTTTAATGTAACCCCGGTTGCATAAACCAGCAGAAACCAGTTTACGCCTATCATTAACGGTACCTCAAATAATTTTGAGCCCAAAGTGCCGCCATAGTTATAGTTGCCAAATAATAAACCGGTATGCACACCAATGCACTCGGCAATAAATCCGGAGGCTGCTATGATCAGCGCGAAGCCTATAAAATTATTATTCCGTTCATCATGACTG
The sequence above is a segment of the Mucilaginibacter celer genome. Coding sequences within it:
- a CDS encoding carotenoid biosynthesis protein codes for the protein MSALLSNKTRICVIIILLFHLVGLIGFIIPSLIVLFMALVHWHLLLMLGVIIYSHDERNNNFIGFALIIAASGFIAECIGVHTGLLFGNYNYGGTLGSKLFEVPLMIGVNWFLLVYATGVTLKRSRIENKYLRIITGATILTLLDVLIEPIAIRFDYWHWTGGIIPVKNYVCWFLVSALLLFVFEKFEFKRQSVVATVLLVTQFVFFAVLNFVY
- a CDS encoding PD-(D/E)XK nuclease family protein gives rise to the protein MEIFKLKHLLDQVKALNDRYKKINELTGENFNVFRILKLESSEVRMHSAFLAELLSPNGSHGQKDKFLKLFLKSFCYKNNPIDSESCKVEIEKHTGFIRENGTEGGRIDIVITDKHNHQIIIENKIYAGDQVNQLYRYRNYSPKADFIYLTLEGNKPSNLSQNELSIDIDFKCYSYAHHIIEWLEQCRKEVAILPIIRESITQYLNLIKYLTNQTLNDTMADELYTLLASNFEASFIIADNLRHSLFKLTEKLSEELVIVATELGLIYHNNVDFKDNYTGFWFSKDEWKYLMIGFQFQNKNKALTYGFTVKSNPEKLPLKITEEFKQIRSNLFKSSLWWPMFEKIDSPFDNWDKYEAWKAIENGSMRSLIREKIEYLLRITEKMEL
- a CDS encoding 4-hydroxy-3-methylbut-2-enyl diphosphate reductase, producing MGDYQLKVTIDQDSGFCFGVVYAIDMAEEILEEDGYLYCLGDIVHNDEEVERLKAKGLRIIEHDALKDLRNEKVLIRAHGEAPDTYRTALENNITLIDASCPVVLKLQNRIKTSYDAKENILIFGKHGHAEVIGLEGQTNNEAIVFQDIAELDNIELPHNITLYSQTTKSMEKFYSVKDELIARGYDLKANDTICRQVSNRDKDLPKFATRFNKIVFVSGKKSSNGKVLFEVCRKHNPDTYFVSSVDELDKNLFSPNDTVGIAGATSTPMWLMQDVKAALENF
- a CDS encoding fatty acid desaturase, which encodes MQKSPSHTGLFVALLVIGCWATSIILLMRWPFSFANPLVYLMVLVQMHLYTGLFITAHDAMHHTVSPVKSVNDFVGYLCTFLYASFWYPKLYTKHHQHHNHVHTTDDPDYHESGFWRWYVQFIRNYLSVWQIVAMAIIFNILKLRIPQQNLIMFWVVPSLLSTLQLFYFGTYQPHKGEHDNKHFARSQRRNHLVAFFSCYFFGYHYEHHEAPGVPWWKLWRKV